The Thermobispora bispora DSM 43833 genome window below encodes:
- the coxB gene encoding cytochrome c oxidase subunit II, with protein MALVAASATACSNEAIDQWSRGGMPEGVTEQSQIIQTLWNGAWIAALATGVVVWGLIFWAVAFHRKKRNSEALPPQVRYNLPIEILYTVVPVIMVAILFFFTARDQTEIMKVSGTAPVKVRVDGYQWSWKFTTHYQGQKVEVAGVPVDLSKQSNENPQGPQLVLPVNTKVEFELHSDDVIHSFWVPAFLFKQDLFPGNVVNRFEIKTLDRTGVFIGRCAELCGADHSRMLFSVKLVPQAEFEQYIKSHAGSAQ; from the coding sequence GTGGCGCTGGTTGCGGCGAGCGCGACGGCGTGCAGCAACGAGGCGATCGATCAGTGGTCCCGCGGGGGCATGCCGGAGGGCGTCACCGAGCAGTCCCAGATCATCCAGACGCTGTGGAATGGCGCGTGGATCGCGGCTCTCGCCACCGGTGTCGTCGTCTGGGGCCTCATCTTCTGGGCGGTCGCGTTCCACCGTAAGAAGAGGAACTCCGAAGCGCTGCCGCCGCAGGTTCGCTACAACCTGCCGATCGAGATCCTCTACACCGTGGTCCCCGTGATCATGGTGGCGATCCTCTTCTTCTTCACCGCGCGGGACCAGACCGAGATCATGAAGGTCTCGGGGACGGCCCCGGTCAAGGTGCGGGTGGACGGCTACCAGTGGAGCTGGAAGTTCACCACGCACTACCAGGGCCAGAAGGTCGAGGTCGCCGGCGTCCCGGTGGACCTGAGCAAGCAGAGCAACGAGAACCCGCAGGGTCCGCAGCTCGTGCTGCCGGTCAACACCAAGGTTGAGTTCGAGCTTCACTCCGACGACGTCATCCACTCCTTCTGGGTGCCCGCCTTCCTCTTCAAGCAGGACCTCTTCCCGGGCAACGTCGTCAACCGTTTCGAGATCAAGACGCTCGACCGGACGGGCGTGTTCATCGGCCGGTGCGCCGAGCTGTGCGGCGCCGACCACAGTAGGATGCTGTTCTCGGTGAAGCTCGTGCCGCAGGCTGAGTTCGAGCAGTACATCAAGAGCCACGCGGGGAGTGCGCAGTGA
- the pspAA gene encoding PspA-associated protein PspAA has product MIVRIMGEGQIEIDEADIDALNALDQELEQAIESGDEETFRAKLNALLDKVRQVGRPLPPDSLEPSELILPPSDASIEEVREMLGDTGLIPG; this is encoded by the coding sequence ATGATCGTCCGCATCATGGGCGAGGGCCAGATCGAGATCGACGAGGCCGACATCGACGCCCTCAACGCGCTCGACCAGGAGCTGGAGCAGGCGATCGAGTCGGGCGACGAGGAGACCTTCCGGGCCAAGCTCAACGCCCTGCTCGACAAGGTCCGCCAGGTGGGCAGGCCGCTGCCCCCGGACTCGCTGGAGCCGTCTGAGCTGATCCTGCCGCCGTCCGACGCGTCGATCGAGGAGGTCAGGGAGATGCTCGGCGACACCGGGCTCATCCCTGGGTGA
- a CDS encoding DUF3043 domain-containing protein codes for MFRRRTRTPADDSPVAAEDPKPLKKTQGKGRPTPKRRDAEGRRRTPVAAPVNRKEAYRRYRERVKAEQARRREAMLRGEEWALPARDRGPVRRFARDWVDSRRLPGQYFLPVVLFIMVLSLIPFPLPVRSVVLLVYTFSLPVIMALVVGNMIYVGMRVKKEAERRFPGEDIRGVGFYAAMRSTQMRFLRFPKPAVLPGGAPVRDK; via the coding sequence GTGTTCCGACGCCGTACCCGAACTCCTGCGGACGATTCCCCGGTCGCCGCTGAGGATCCTAAGCCCCTGAAGAAGACCCAGGGGAAGGGCCGTCCGACCCCGAAACGGCGGGACGCCGAAGGGCGTCGCCGTACCCCCGTGGCCGCCCCCGTCAATCGCAAGGAGGCCTACCGGAGGTACCGCGAACGCGTCAAGGCCGAGCAGGCCCGCCGGCGCGAGGCCATGCTGCGCGGGGAGGAGTGGGCGCTCCCGGCCCGCGACCGCGGTCCGGTCCGGAGGTTCGCCCGGGACTGGGTCGACTCGCGGCGGCTGCCCGGCCAGTACTTCCTGCCGGTCGTCCTCTTCATCATGGTGCTGTCGCTCATCCCGTTCCCGCTGCCGGTGCGCAGCGTCGTGCTGCTCGTCTACACGTTCTCCCTCCCGGTCATCATGGCGCTCGTGGTGGGGAACATGATCTACGTGGGCATGCGGGTGAAGAAGGAGGCCGAGCGCCGGTTCCCCGGCGAGGACATCCGGGGGGTCGGCTTCTACGCGGCGATGCGCTCGACGCAGATGCGCTTCCTCCGCTTCCCCAAGCCGGCCGTGCTGCCGGGCGGCGCTCCGGTGCGCGACAAGTGA
- the pspAB gene encoding PspA-associated protein PspAB: MGWLDALLGRSKPAKPRLDALFALPSAAVTLEAATGFAPTGRGSVSFRAAEGGAFARLEQEIRALLGEPELTRDAYGYTWLVLRAADLPTLVTDLHAVNSSLESAGFGPSLLCTVTGFTGPDGRRLALIYLYKKGTFYPFAPLGEGRRDNALELQVRGVLAGELPIEPDLASWFPVWGAPGL, from the coding sequence ATGGGGTGGCTGGACGCGCTGCTGGGCCGGTCGAAGCCGGCGAAGCCGAGGCTGGACGCGCTCTTCGCCCTGCCGTCGGCGGCCGTCACCTTGGAGGCGGCGACCGGGTTCGCGCCGACCGGCCGCGGGTCGGTGAGCTTCCGGGCGGCGGAGGGCGGCGCCTTCGCCCGGCTGGAGCAGGAGATCCGCGCGCTGCTCGGCGAGCCCGAGCTGACCCGGGACGCCTACGGGTACACCTGGCTGGTGCTCCGCGCCGCGGACCTGCCCACGCTGGTCACCGACCTCCACGCGGTGAACTCCTCGCTGGAGTCGGCCGGGTTCGGCCCCTCGCTGCTGTGCACGGTGACCGGCTTCACCGGCCCGGACGGCCGGCGGCTCGCGCTCATCTACCTCTATAAGAAGGGCACGTTCTACCCGTTCGCGCCGCTGGGCGAGGGGCGCCGGGACAACGCCCTCGAGCTGCAGGTGCGCGGGGTGCTCGCGGGCGAGCTCCCCATCGAGCCGGACCTGGCGAGCTGGTTCCCGGTCTGGGGAGCCCCGGGCCTGTGA
- a CDS encoding bifunctional adenosylcobinamide kinase/adenosylcobinamide-phosphate guanylyltransferase, with protein sequence MEIRLEGTAGAGGWPEPGCGCASCGRLTPGHRRPTSIVVDGRIRLPLPPGRAIDAPGAPDGYRITPGPYGYAITGPDGGRVLYAPPAPDPGATDAEGFLEADDENPARAGSGDPAGADIGDTGAGDGNPAWDGGRDAVRAGDGTGAANGDSARAGAGDTGRAGGDHAGTADENPARTDGGGAARGGDGDGDPWAGAGEAAGTGGGETGAGDRGPAGPYPGRPFDLVLIDLLDRPERLGELRRRGLVTAATQVVAVHLDHRVPSERELERRLAHWGAIAVPDGTVLDTRAPRDRPAPRPPRRTLLLGGARSGKSEEAELRVAADPVVTYVATGPDGRDDPAWLERVRRHRERRPRHWRTVETTDLAGVLAAPGEGTLLIDGIGTWLAAVFDECGAWPGDGGAAPPSALAAVARRCDELVAAWRRTRARVVAVSDEVGLGVVPVTAAGLLFRDVLGSLNQRLARESEEVALVVAGRPVPLPL encoded by the coding sequence ATGGAGATCCGGCTGGAGGGCACGGCGGGCGCGGGCGGCTGGCCGGAGCCGGGATGCGGCTGCGCGTCGTGCGGGCGGCTCACCCCCGGGCACCGCAGGCCCACCTCGATCGTCGTCGACGGGCGGATCCGGTTGCCGCTGCCACCGGGCCGCGCCATCGACGCCCCGGGTGCGCCGGACGGCTACCGGATCACGCCCGGCCCGTACGGCTATGCGATCACCGGCCCGGACGGGGGCCGGGTGCTCTACGCCCCGCCGGCACCGGATCCCGGTGCCACGGATGCCGAGGGTTTCCTCGAGGCCGATGACGAGAACCCCGCCAGGGCCGGCTCGGGAGACCCCGCCGGGGCCGATATCGGGGACACCGGGGCGGGCGACGGGAACCCCGCCTGGGACGGAGGCAGGGACGCCGTCCGAGCCGGGGACGGCACCGGGGCCGCCAACGGGGACTCCGCCAGGGCCGGTGCCGGGGATACCGGCCGGGCCGGCGGAGACCATGCCGGGACCGCTGACGAGAATCCCGCCCGAACCGATGGCGGGGGCGCCGCCAGGGGTGGTGACGGTGACGGGGACCCCTGGGCCGGTGCCGGGGAGGCCGCCGGGACCGGTGGCGGGGAGACCGGGGCCGGTGATCGCGGCCCCGCCGGGCCGTACCCGGGGCGGCCGTTCGACCTCGTGCTCATCGACCTGCTGGACCGCCCGGAGCGCCTGGGTGAGCTGCGCCGCCGCGGGCTGGTGACCGCCGCGACCCAGGTCGTCGCCGTGCACCTCGACCACCGGGTGCCCTCGGAACGGGAGCTCGAGCGCCGACTCGCCCATTGGGGGGCGATCGCCGTACCGGACGGGACCGTCCTCGACACCCGCGCGCCCCGGGACCGGCCCGCGCCGCGGCCGCCCCGGCGGACCCTGCTGCTCGGCGGGGCGCGGTCGGGCAAGTCGGAGGAGGCCGAGCTGCGCGTGGCCGCCGACCCCGTGGTGACGTACGTGGCCACCGGCCCGGACGGCCGCGACGACCCCGCCTGGCTCGAGCGGGTGCGCCGGCACCGGGAGCGCCGCCCGCGGCACTGGCGGACCGTGGAGACCACGGACCTCGCCGGAGTGCTCGCCGCCCCGGGGGAGGGAACCCTGCTGATCGACGGCATCGGCACCTGGCTCGCCGCGGTCTTCGACGAGTGCGGCGCGTGGCCCGGGGACGGCGGGGCGGCGCCGCCGTCCGCGCTCGCCGCGGTGGCCCGGCGGTGCGACGAGCTGGTGGCGGCCTGGCGCCGCACCCGGGCCCGGGTGGTCGCGGTGAGCGACGAGGTCGGCCTCGGGGTGGTCCCGGTCACCGCGGCGGGGCTGCTCTTCCGCGACGTGCTCGGCAGCCTCAACCAGCGGCTCGCGCGGGAGTCCGAGGAGGTCGCCCTGGTGGTGGCCGGCCGCCCGGTGCCGCTGCCCCTGTGA
- the erpA gene encoding iron-sulfur cluster insertion protein ErpA yields MAVESSETTQQGVILTDAAAAKVKSLLEQQGEEGLSLRVAVQPGGCSGLRYQLYFDDRSLDGDIVSTFNGVNVVVDRMSAPYLAGATIDFVDTIEKQGFTIDNPNATSSCACGDSFN; encoded by the coding sequence ATGGCGGTTGAGAGCAGCGAGACCACGCAGCAGGGTGTCATCCTGACTGACGCGGCCGCGGCCAAGGTGAAGAGCCTGCTCGAGCAGCAGGGTGAGGAAGGGCTGAGCCTGCGCGTCGCCGTGCAGCCGGGTGGCTGCTCCGGCCTGCGCTACCAGCTCTACTTCGACGACCGGTCCCTGGACGGGGACATCGTCTCGACCTTCAACGGGGTCAACGTCGTGGTCGACCGGATGAGCGCGCCGTACCTCGCCGGAGCCACCATCGACTTCGTCGACACGATCGAGAAGCAGGGCTTCACCATCGACAACCCCAACGCGACGAGCTCGTGCGCCTGCGGTGACTCCTTCAACTGA
- the htpX gene encoding zinc metalloprotease HtpX, with product MAGTRFAPDRGLTLRMVATMFLLGLIYVLFVAALIALGVRALVVLAIAGGLLFVQYFFSDRIALFAMQGHEVSPQQAPELHAIVDRLAALAGIPKPRVAIADMDLPNAFATGRNQREAVVCVTTGLLRRLDASELEGVIAHELSHVAHRDVAVMTIASFLGVVAGLMTRFVMYTGFGGRRNGNGPPVGLIIFVVSGVVYTLSFLLTRALSRYRELAADRAGALLTQRPSALASALTKVSGEIARIPTEDLRAARPFSSFFFAPALSRQSVVTLLSTHPPLERRLEQLAQISRELGR from the coding sequence ATGGCCGGGACCCGCTTCGCCCCCGATCGCGGCCTGACCCTCCGGATGGTCGCGACGATGTTCCTGCTCGGCCTGATCTACGTCCTCTTCGTGGCGGCGTTGATCGCGCTGGGCGTCCGGGCGCTCGTGGTCCTCGCGATCGCCGGGGGCCTGCTGTTCGTGCAGTACTTCTTCTCCGACCGGATCGCGCTCTTCGCGATGCAGGGGCACGAGGTCTCACCGCAGCAGGCTCCCGAGCTCCACGCGATCGTCGACCGGCTCGCCGCCCTCGCCGGCATCCCCAAGCCGCGGGTGGCCATCGCGGACATGGACCTCCCGAACGCGTTCGCCACCGGGCGGAACCAGCGGGAGGCGGTGGTGTGCGTGACCACCGGGCTGCTCCGGCGGCTCGACGCGAGCGAGCTCGAAGGGGTGATCGCGCACGAGCTCTCCCACGTCGCCCACCGCGACGTCGCCGTGATGACCATCGCCTCGTTCCTCGGCGTGGTGGCCGGGCTGATGACCCGGTTCGTGATGTACACCGGGTTCGGGGGCCGGCGGAACGGCAACGGGCCGCCGGTCGGCCTGATCATCTTCGTGGTCTCGGGCGTCGTGTACACGCTGAGCTTCCTGCTCACCCGGGCGCTGTCCCGCTACCGCGAGCTCGCGGCCGACCGGGCCGGGGCGCTCCTCACCCAGCGGCCGTCCGCGCTCGCGAGCGCGCTGACGAAGGTGAGCGGGGAGATCGCCCGGATCCCGACCGAGGATCTGCGCGCGGCCCGGCCGTTCAGCTCCTTCTTCTTCGCCCCGGCGCTCTCCCGGCAGAGCGTGGTCACCCTGCTCTCCACGCACCCGCCGCTGGAGCGCCGCCTGGAGCAGCTCGCCCAGATCTCCAGGGAGCTGGGCCGCTGA
- a CDS encoding sulfurtransferase TusA family protein: MWRRRTSGDDAEPTASAEDGTGPERPEQVPALTIDALGRKCPIPIIMLAERINEVGLNEVVAVLADDPAAYTDIPAWCRLKSHRHVGTYERPEGGWAFHVRRSY, encoded by the coding sequence ATGTGGCGGAGACGGACGAGCGGCGATGACGCGGAGCCCACGGCCTCCGCGGAGGACGGGACCGGGCCGGAGCGGCCGGAGCAGGTGCCGGCGCTGACCATCGACGCCCTGGGGCGCAAGTGCCCGATCCCGATCATCATGCTCGCCGAGCGGATCAACGAGGTCGGGCTGAACGAGGTGGTGGCCGTGCTCGCCGACGACCCCGCCGCGTACACGGACATCCCCGCGTGGTGCCGGCTCAAGTCCCACCGGCACGTGGGCACGTACGAGCGGCCGGAGGGCGGCTGGGCCTTCCACGTGCGCCGCAGCTACTGA
- a CDS encoding carbohydrate kinase family protein: protein MRIAVTGSIATDHLMTFPGRFGDQLVADRLDRVSLSFLVDDLQIRRGGCAANIAFGMASLGLRPILVGAVGADFADYRSWLERHGVDCDSIHVSELRHTARFLCTTDQDHNQIASFYTGAMAEARDIELEPIAQRVGGLDLVVVSPNDPDAMLRHTEEARVRGIPFAADPSQQLARMGGDEIRELIDGAAYLFANDYEMGLIKQKTGWSEEDILARVGVCVTTMGPKGARVDRAGEPPVHVPAAPEERKADPTGVGDAFRAGFLAGLAWGLSYERCAQLGNLTATHVLETVGCQEYTLGRQRFLERFAAAYGRAAADEVAAHAKFHHP, encoded by the coding sequence GTGCGCATCGCTGTCACCGGTTCCATCGCGACCGACCATCTCATGACCTTCCCCGGCCGGTTCGGCGACCAGCTCGTCGCCGACCGGCTCGACCGGGTGTCGCTGTCGTTCCTCGTCGACGATCTGCAGATCCGCCGGGGCGGGTGCGCGGCCAACATCGCCTTCGGCATGGCGAGCCTCGGGCTGCGGCCCATCCTCGTCGGCGCGGTCGGCGCGGACTTCGCCGACTACCGCTCCTGGCTGGAGCGGCACGGCGTCGACTGCGACTCCATCCACGTCTCCGAGCTCCGGCATACCGCGCGGTTCCTCTGCACCACCGACCAGGACCACAACCAGATCGCGTCGTTCTACACCGGGGCGATGGCGGAGGCGAGGGACATCGAGCTCGAGCCGATCGCCCAGCGCGTCGGCGGCCTCGACCTGGTGGTGGTGAGCCCCAACGACCCGGACGCGATGCTGCGGCACACTGAGGAGGCGCGGGTCCGGGGCATCCCGTTCGCCGCCGACCCCTCCCAGCAGCTCGCCCGGATGGGCGGGGATGAGATCCGCGAGCTCATCGACGGGGCGGCGTACCTGTTCGCCAACGACTACGAGATGGGGCTGATCAAGCAGAAGACCGGCTGGAGCGAGGAGGACATCCTCGCCCGGGTCGGCGTCTGCGTCACCACCATGGGCCCGAAGGGCGCGCGGGTCGACCGCGCGGGTGAGCCGCCGGTGCACGTCCCGGCCGCGCCGGAGGAGCGCAAGGCCGACCCGACCGGGGTCGGGGACGCGTTCCGCGCCGGGTTCCTCGCCGGGCTCGCCTGGGGGCTCTCCTACGAGCGATGCGCGCAGCTCGGGAACCTCACCGCCACGCACGTCCTCGAGACCGTCGGCTGCCAGGAGTACACGCTCGGCCGGCAGCGCTTCCTCGAGCGGTTCGCCGCCGCGTACGGCCGGGCGGCCGCGGACGAGGTGGCCGCCCACGCGAAGTTCCACCACCCCTGA
- the nadA gene encoding quinolinate synthase NadA, with the protein MVVAITETGLPLFVLGREADPRSEPGVSCPGVLPPASDPALVERARAAKERLGERLFILGHHYQRDEVIQFADVTGDSFKLAREAAARPEAEYIVFCGVHFMAESADILTSDFQKVVLPDLNAGCSMADMATFTQVEECWDLLEDIGIADHVVPITYMNSSADIKAFVGRHGGAVCTSSNAKRALEWAFQQGEQVLFLPDQHLGRNTAVLQLGLSLDDCVVYDPRRPDGGVTPERLRKAKMILWKGHCSVHGRFTAECVDDVRRRVPDVNVLVHPECRHEVVTKADYVGSTEYIIKTVQEAPPGSAWAIGTELNLVNRLAQTNPDKRVMFLDRTVCYCSTMNRIDMPHLVWALESLVEGKVVNQITVDPETTHWAKVALDRMLALP; encoded by the coding sequence GTGGTCGTGGCGATCACCGAGACCGGCCTTCCGCTCTTCGTCCTGGGGCGGGAAGCCGATCCGCGGAGCGAGCCCGGGGTGAGCTGCCCCGGAGTGCTCCCTCCCGCCTCCGATCCCGCGCTGGTGGAGCGGGCCCGCGCCGCCAAGGAACGGCTCGGAGAGCGGCTGTTCATCCTCGGTCACCACTATCAGCGTGACGAGGTCATCCAGTTCGCCGACGTGACCGGCGACTCGTTCAAGCTGGCCCGCGAGGCGGCCGCCCGGCCCGAGGCCGAGTACATCGTGTTCTGCGGCGTGCACTTCATGGCGGAGTCTGCCGACATCCTCACCAGCGACTTCCAGAAGGTGGTACTGCCCGACCTCAACGCCGGCTGCTCCATGGCGGACATGGCCACCTTCACCCAGGTGGAGGAGTGCTGGGATCTCCTGGAGGACATCGGGATCGCCGACCACGTGGTGCCGATCACCTACATGAACTCCAGCGCGGACATCAAGGCGTTCGTCGGCCGCCACGGCGGCGCGGTGTGCACGTCCTCGAACGCCAAGCGCGCGCTGGAGTGGGCCTTCCAGCAGGGTGAGCAGGTGCTCTTCCTGCCCGATCAGCACCTGGGCCGGAACACGGCGGTGCTCCAGCTCGGCCTCTCGCTCGACGACTGCGTGGTCTACGACCCGCGGCGCCCGGACGGCGGGGTCACGCCCGAGCGGCTCCGGAAGGCGAAGATGATCCTCTGGAAGGGCCACTGCTCGGTGCACGGCCGGTTCACCGCGGAGTGCGTCGACGACGTGCGCCGCCGGGTCCCGGACGTGAACGTCCTCGTCCACCCGGAGTGCCGGCACGAGGTGGTCACCAAGGCCGACTACGTCGGCTCGACCGAGTACATCATCAAGACCGTGCAGGAGGCGCCGCCCGGGAGCGCGTGGGCGATCGGCACCGAGCTCAACCTGGTCAACCGGCTCGCGCAGACGAACCCGGACAAGCGGGTCATGTTCCTCGATCGGACCGTCTGCTACTGCTCGACGATGAACCGGATCGACATGCCGCACCTCGTCTGGGCGCTGGAGTCCCTGGTCGAGGGCAAGGTGGTCAACCAGATCACCGTCGACCCGGAGACCACGCACTGGGCCAAGGTCGCGCTCGACCGCATGCTCGCCCTGCCGTGA
- a CDS encoding aldo/keto reductase family protein produces the protein MEFRHLGRSGLMVSEIAYGNWLTHGSQIEEDAAKACVHAALDEGITTFDTADVYAGTKAEEVLGRALKGVRRESVEICTKVYWPTGPGKNDRGLSRKHIMESLHGSLRRLQTDYVDLYQAHRFDFETPLEETLRAFDDLVRQGKVLYVGVSEWTADQIAQALKIADEMGFDRIVSNQPQYSMLWRVIEGQVVPLCEKEGIGQIVFSPLAQGVLTGKYRPGQPPPAGSRATDPAGSGFIQRWLRDDVLERVQRLAPLAAEAGLTMAQLAIAWVLQNPNVSSAIIGATRPEQVRDNVKASGVKLDAELMQKIDEVLGPVVERDPAKTVSPPTRP, from the coding sequence ATGGAATTCCGTCATCTCGGCCGAAGCGGCCTCATGGTCAGCGAGATCGCTTACGGCAACTGGCTCACGCACGGTTCCCAGATCGAGGAGGACGCGGCCAAGGCCTGCGTGCACGCGGCCCTGGACGAGGGCATCACCACCTTCGACACGGCCGACGTGTACGCGGGCACGAAGGCGGAGGAGGTCCTCGGGCGGGCGCTGAAGGGCGTGCGCCGCGAGTCCGTGGAGATCTGCACCAAGGTCTACTGGCCGACCGGCCCGGGCAAGAACGACCGCGGCCTGTCCCGCAAGCACATCATGGAGTCGCTCCACGGGTCGCTGCGGCGCCTGCAGACCGACTACGTCGACCTGTACCAGGCCCACCGGTTCGACTTCGAGACCCCGCTCGAGGAGACGCTGCGCGCCTTCGACGACCTGGTACGGCAGGGCAAGGTGCTCTATGTCGGCGTCAGCGAGTGGACGGCCGATCAGATCGCGCAGGCGCTGAAGATCGCCGACGAGATGGGGTTCGACCGGATCGTCTCCAACCAGCCGCAGTACTCGATGCTCTGGCGGGTCATCGAGGGCCAGGTCGTGCCGCTCTGCGAGAAGGAGGGGATCGGCCAGATCGTCTTCTCCCCGCTCGCCCAGGGCGTGCTCACCGGCAAGTACCGCCCCGGCCAGCCGCCGCCGGCGGGGTCGCGCGCGACCGACCCGGCCGGCTCCGGGTTCATCCAGCGCTGGCTCCGCGACGACGTGCTCGAGCGGGTGCAGCGGCTCGCGCCGCTCGCGGCCGAGGCCGGGCTCACCATGGCCCAGCTCGCCATCGCCTGGGTGCTGCAGAACCCCAACGTCTCCTCGGCGATCATCGGCGCCACGCGCCCCGAGCAGGTGCGGGACAACGTCAAGGCCTCCGGGGTGAAGCTCGACGCCGAGCTCATGCAGAAGATCGACGAGGTGCTCGGCCCGGTGGTCGAGCGTGACCCGGCGAAGACGGTCAGCCCGCCGACGCGGCCCTGA
- a CDS encoding cysteine desulfurase family protein, which produces MDQPRLPEQPPANVLIVAYLDAASTEPLHPAAREALIAASEAGWADPARLYGAARRASMLLEQARAEVAELLGARPDEVSFTASGTQAIHLGVLGALKARRRVGTRLVVSAVEHSSVLHAAELHEREGGTVEVVGVDRTGRVDVAAFAEAVSRPGTALACLQTANHEVGTLQPVAEVAEACRAAGVPLLVDAAQSAGRLPIPAGWSILAASAHKWGGPPGVGVLAVRKGTRWRSPYPEDEREHRRVPGFPNVPAAVAAAAALRERLAEEATEGPRLSALVDRIRAEVPRRVPDVEVVGDPVRRLPHIVTFSCLYVDGEALLLELDKAGFAVSSGSSCTSSTLRPSHVLEAMGVLTHGNVRVSLPRGVSESDVDRFLAVLPDVVHRIRSSLGVQ; this is translated from the coding sequence GTGGACCAGCCGCGCCTCCCTGAGCAGCCCCCGGCTAATGTCCTAATCGTGGCCTATTTAGACGCGGCTTCCACGGAACCCCTCCACCCGGCGGCCCGGGAGGCGCTGATCGCCGCCAGCGAGGCCGGGTGGGCCGATCCGGCGCGCCTGTACGGCGCGGCACGTCGCGCCAGCATGCTACTGGAGCAGGCGCGGGCCGAGGTAGCCGAGCTGCTGGGCGCGCGGCCCGACGAGGTCTCCTTCACCGCTTCGGGGACCCAGGCGATCCACCTCGGCGTGCTGGGCGCGCTCAAGGCCCGGCGGCGGGTGGGCACCCGCCTGGTGGTGAGCGCGGTCGAGCACTCGAGCGTGCTGCACGCCGCCGAGCTCCACGAGCGCGAGGGCGGCACGGTCGAGGTCGTGGGCGTGGACCGGACCGGGCGGGTGGACGTGGCCGCCTTCGCCGAGGCGGTGTCCCGGCCGGGCACGGCGCTGGCCTGCCTGCAGACCGCGAACCACGAGGTCGGCACCCTGCAGCCGGTGGCGGAGGTGGCCGAGGCGTGCCGGGCGGCCGGGGTGCCGCTCCTGGTGGACGCCGCGCAGTCGGCGGGACGGCTGCCGATCCCCGCCGGCTGGTCGATCCTCGCGGCCAGCGCGCACAAGTGGGGCGGCCCGCCGGGGGTGGGCGTGCTCGCGGTGCGCAAGGGCACGCGCTGGCGGTCGCCGTACCCGGAGGACGAGCGGGAGCACCGCCGGGTCCCCGGTTTCCCGAACGTGCCGGCGGCCGTGGCCGCGGCGGCGGCGCTGCGGGAACGGCTGGCCGAGGAGGCGACGGAGGGGCCGCGGCTGTCCGCCCTGGTCGACCGGATCCGCGCCGAGGTGCCGCGGAGGGTGCCGGACGTGGAGGTCGTCGGCGACCCGGTGCGGCGCCTGCCGCACATCGTCACGTTCTCCTGCCTGTACGTGGACGGGGAGGCGCTCCTGCTCGAGCTGGACAAGGCCGGTTTCGCGGTCTCGTCGGGCAGCTCGTGCACCTCGAGTACACTCCGGCCGTCCCATGTGCTGGAGGCCATGGGGGTGCTCACCCACGGCAACGTCCGGGTGTCGCTGCCCCGGGGCGTCTCCGAGAGCGATGTCGACCGTTTCCTCGCGGTCCTCCCGGACGTGGTGCACCGAATCCGGTCGAGCTTGGGGGTTCAGTGA
- a CDS encoding PspA/IM30 family protein, which translates to MSVMKRLSMIFKSKANKALDKMEDPRETLDYSYQRQLELLQKVRRGVADVATSRKRVELQLNQLEAQAAKLENQSRQALAVGREDLAREALTRRNALNAQIAELRVQHENLQREEEKLTLASQRLQAKVDAFRTKKETIKATYTAAEAQTRINEAFSGISEEMGDVGLAIQRAEDKTAEMQARASAIDELLASGALDDLTGRRDDIQAELDRVAANQDIELEIARMKAELAQGSAPRTAIEAGPQQAAQPANQQTQQTQQLRQPGEGA; encoded by the coding sequence ATGAGCGTGATGAAGAGACTTTCCATGATCTTCAAGTCCAAGGCCAACAAGGCCTTGGACAAGATGGAGGATCCGCGGGAGACTCTGGACTACTCCTACCAGAGGCAGCTCGAGCTGCTGCAGAAGGTCCGCCGGGGCGTGGCCGACGTGGCTACCAGCCGCAAGCGGGTCGAGCTGCAGCTCAACCAGCTCGAGGCCCAGGCGGCGAAGCTCGAGAACCAGAGCCGGCAGGCCCTGGCCGTGGGCCGGGAGGACCTCGCCCGCGAGGCCCTCACCCGGCGGAACGCGCTCAACGCCCAGATTGCCGAGCTCCGGGTGCAGCACGAGAACCTCCAGCGCGAGGAGGAGAAGCTCACCCTCGCCAGCCAGCGCCTGCAGGCGAAGGTGGACGCCTTCCGCACGAAGAAGGAGACGATCAAGGCCACCTACACCGCCGCCGAGGCCCAGACGCGGATCAACGAGGCGTTCTCCGGCATCTCCGAGGAGATGGGCGACGTCGGCCTCGCCATCCAGCGGGCCGAGGACAAGACCGCGGAGATGCAGGCGCGCGCGAGCGCGATCGACGAGCTGCTCGCCAGCGGCGCCCTGGACGACCTCACCGGCCGGCGCGACGACATCCAGGCCGAGCTCGACCGCGTGGCCGCTAACCAGGACATCGAGCTGGAGATCGCCCGGATGAAGGCGGAGCTGGCGCAGGGCTCGGCCCCGAGGACCGCGATCGAGGCGGGACCGCAGCAGGCCGCCCAGCCCGCCAACCAGCAGACCCAGCAGACTCAGCAGCTCCGCCAGCCGGGGGAGGGCGCATGA